In one window of Camelina sativa cultivar DH55 chromosome 15, Cs, whole genome shotgun sequence DNA:
- the LOC104746744 gene encoding leucine-rich repeat extensin-like protein 6 — MSLIYNYFSNISKYNFSKGSGYTPNCVYICNLIVPFPKTQYPSHKNSLISHHPSLMKEETFFFRRRFLASGLIFLFLLPQAFTYITHPIYPCFPHAPFLPPIGNPRLLKAFAALQAWKFTITSDPNGFTSNWCGPHVCNYTGVFCAPALDNPYVLTVAGIDLNHANIAGYLPIELGLLTDLALFHINSNRFEGQLPKTLKCLQLLHELDVSNNKLCGEFPSVIFSLPSLKFLDIRFNEFEGDVPSQLFDLNLDALFINDNKFRFRLPRNIGNSPVSVLVLANNDLQGSCVPPSFYNMGKTLHEVILSNSQLTGCLNREIGLLNQLTVFDVSYNNLVGSLPETIGNMKSLEQLNIAHNKFSGYIPESICRLPRLENFTYSYNFFSGEPPVCLRLQEFDDRQNCLPSRPMQRSPAECKSFASHPIDCGSFGCSPPSPPPPPPSPPPPPPSPPPPSPPPPSPPPPPPPSPPPPSPPPPYVYLPPPSPPPYVYRPPPPPPPYVYRSPSPPPPYVYPPPPC, encoded by the coding sequence ATGTCTCTCATCTACAATTATTTTTCCAACATatcaaaatataacttttcAAAGGGAAGTGGTTACACCCCAAATTGTGTATACATATGCAACCTCATAGTCCCATTTCCAAAAACACAATACCCATCTCACAAAAACTCTCTCATTAGTCATCATCCATCACTCATGaaagaagaaaccttctttTTCCGGCGGCGGTTCTTGGCCTCTGGtctcattttcctcttccttcttcctcaagCTTTCACTTACATCACTCATCCGATCTACCCGTGCTTCCCACACGCTCCTTTCCTTCCTCCAATCGGAAACCCAAGGCTCTTAAAAGCTTTCGCAGCTCTTCAAGCTTGGAAGTTCACCATAACCTCTGACCCAAACGGCTTCACTTCTAACTGGTGTGGTCCTCATGTTTGTAACTACACAGGCGTGTTTTGTGCACCGGCTCTAGATAACCCTTACGTCTTAACCGTCGCTGGTATAGACTTAAACCATGCTAATATCGCCGGTTATCTCCCTATAGAGCTTGGTCTCTTAACCGATCTTGCCTTGTTCCATATCAATTCAAACCGTTTCGAAGGTCAACTCCCCAAAACTCTAAAATGTCTCCAGCTTCTCCATGAGCTTGACGTCAGCAACAATAAACTCTGCGGTGAGTTTCCTTCCGTGATCTTCTCCTTACCTTCTTTGAAGTTTCTCGACATTAGGTTCAATGAGTTCGAAGGAGATGTTCCTAGCCAACTCTTTGACCTAAACCTCGACGCTCTCTTCATTAACGACAACAAATTCCGGTTTAGGTTACCGAGAAACATAGGTAACTCTCCAGTTTCGGTTCTTGTCTTGGCCAACAACGATCTCCAAGGATCTTGTGTACCTCCAAGTTTCTACAATATGGGGAAGACGCTGCACGAGGTCATTCTCTCGAACTCACAGCTAACCGGTTGTTTAAACCGGGAAATCGGTTTGCTTAACCAGTTGACGGTTTTCGACGTGAGTTACAACAACTTGGTGGGTTCTTTGCCGGAGACGATTGGTAATATGAAGAGTTTGGAGCAGTTGAACATAGCTCATAACAAATTCTCCGGCTACATTCCGGAGAGTATCTGTCGGTTACCAAGACTCGAGAACTTCACTTACTCGTATAACTTCTTCTCCGGTGAGCCACCGGTTTGTCTGAGGCTTCAAGAGTTTGATGATCGTCAAAATTGTTTACCTTCAAGGCCAATGCAACGGTCTCCCGCTGAATGCAAATCTTTTGCTTCTCATCCTATTGATTGTGGATCTTTCGGCTGCTCTCCACCTAGTCCACCGCCTCCACCACCgtctcctccacctccaccgccATCACCGCCGCCACCATCACCTCCACCACCATCacctccgccaccaccaccaccatcaccgcCGCCACCATCACCGCCGCCGCCATACGTGTATCTTCCCCCACCATCACCGCCACCATATGTGTATcggcctccaccaccaccgccaccatATGTGTATCGGTCACCATCGCCACCGCCTCCGTATGTGTACCCACCGCCTCCTTGTTGA